A single window of Periophthalmus magnuspinnatus isolate fPerMag1 chromosome 22, fPerMag1.2.pri, whole genome shotgun sequence DNA harbors:
- the si:dkey-33c12.4 gene encoding stress-induced-phosphoprotein 1 has translation MSKKKEFPRVTVRTPRFREGTALMRAHETMVDFIKGGAQGSFMDILGVGMYGFMQNLEVDPDRDLIYSDDEYEDEPVNEPNQAQKLKPHPQLKELDDKEAEQIKRSLEEEQKRKSKSEKNKRKKMRKKEKKQQEKEETEQNVSHEEEQGKSNFYECEDLNNEEINIDQNIIDNYKDIDKSAPDLSDKPCSKEKNDELIKEEKPVILNKEKDNPPKNIELKNPTPCIAVSVPEKKSKNKSKNMGKAQTIQNNKIKNVEVKLPKKEEFKVDKPVKIETKENTEIKHEEKKGEHIEEIVDPIVEEYAKKSKEMAAIGNRLAESGKYEMAITFFSEAIKFNPKEYKLFGNRSFCFEKMQQFEEALSDAEVSLSMEPNWIKGLFRKGKALCGLKKYYEASLAYVDVLKLDSTSQEAVVELKRAQTLHLMEMGFTWTQSNNALKTHSTLEEALEALFNGECDFSPEENGAYQLDVSQKEWENFHLYTKNKPQTKERIQLPAPVSKKQGKPEVFPVWVGSLAPTVNYVTLQEVFSRAGAVLSIKMVLEHHCAFVNYARKEDSARAIQLLNGLLLEGSPLLVRYPSRFPPGIGVSKDALTDPLTPPSLEKECFFWRTIGCMKNDCTFKHIPQNRGIDRGLFNHKLAH, from the exons ATGTCGAAAAAGAAGGAATTTCCTAGAG TGACAGTTCGGACGCCGAGGTTTCGAGAAGGCACTGCCCTCATGAGAGCCCAT GAAACAATGGTTGATTTCATAAAGGGTGGTGCACAAGGTTCTTTTATGGATATTTTGGGTGTTGGCATGTATG gttttatgcaaaatttagAGGTGGATCCAGACCGTGATCTCATATATTCAGATGATGAATATGAAGATGAACCTGTTAATGAACCAAATCAAGCTCAAAAGCTAAAGCCTCACCCACAATTAAAGGAGCTTGATGATAAG gAGGCTGAGCAAATAAAAAGATCTTTGGAAGAAGAACAAAAACGGAAATCAAAATCTGAAAAGAATAAGCGCAAGAAAATG cgtaagaaagaaaagaaacaacaagaaaaagaGGAGACTGAACAGAACGTTTCACAT gagGAGGAACAAGGAAAGTCTAATTTTTATGAATGTGAAGACcttaataatgaagaaattaATATTGATCAAAATATTATTGATAATTATAAAGACATTGATAAATCTGCGCCTGATTTATCCGATAAACCCTGttctaaagaaaaaaatgatgaattgataaaagaagaaaaacctgTCATATTAAATAAGGAAAAAGATAATCCTCCAAAG AATATAGAACTTAAAAACCCCACACCTTGTATAGCTGTATCTGTACCTGAGAAGAAGagcaaaaacaaatctaaaaatatGGGAAAAGCCCAGACCATTCAAAATAATAAGATTAAAAATGTGGAAGTTAAATTGCCCAAAAAAGAAGAGTTTAAGGTGGACAAACCTGTCAAAATTGAAACAAAGGAAAACACAGAAattaaacatgaagaaaaaaagggTGAACATATAGAG GAAATTGTTGACCCTATAGTAGAAGAATATGCAAAAAAGAGTAAAGAAATGGCAG ctATTGGAAACCGTTTGGCTGAAAGTGGAAAGTACGAAATGGCCATAACATTCTTTAGTGAAGCTATTAAATTCAACCCAAAGGAATACAA ATTATTTGGGAACCGTTCATTCTGTTTTGAAAAAATGCAACAGTTTGAAGAAGCGCTGAGTGATGCTGAGGTGTCTCTGTCCATGGAGCCAAACTGGATCAAAGGCTTGTTCAGGAAAGGCAAAGCACTTTGTGGCCTAAAG AAATACTATGAGGCTTCGCTTGCCTATGTAGACGTGTTAAAACTGGACAGTACAAGTCAAGAGGCCGTAGTGGAGCTGAAACGGGCCCAGACTCTTCACCTTATG GAAATGGGATTCACATGGACCCAAAGCAACAAtgctcttaaaacacattctaCTTTGGAAGAAGCGTTAGAAGCTCTGTTTAATGGGGAGTGTGATTTCAGTCCTGAAG AAAATGGCGCCTATCAGTTGGATGTCTCACAGAAGGAGTGGGAGAATTTTCATTTATACACCAAAAATAAACCTCAAACTAAAGAGAGAATTCAACTACCAGCTCCAGTCTCAAAAAAACAAGGCAAACC GGAGGTGTTTCCAGTCTGGGTTGGTTCTTTGGCTCCGACTGTCAACTACGTGACTCTACAAGAGGTTTTCAGCAG AGCTGGGGCTGTGCTCAGTATCAAAATGGTACTGGAGCATCATTGTGCATTTGTGAACTACGCCCGGAAAGAGGACAGTGCACGAGCCATTCAACTTCTAAAT GGCTTGTTGCTGGAGGGCTCTCCTCTGTTGGTGCGATATCCCAGTCGATTTCCTCCAGGGATCGGAGTCTCCAAAGATGCCCTCACAGACCCCCTCACTCCCCCCAG TTTAGAGAAGGAGTGCTTTTTCTGGCGGACGATTGGATGCATGAAAAACGACTGCACTTTTAAACACATCCCACAGAACAGAGGCATCGACCGAGGACTGTTCAACCATAAACTCGCTCACTGA
- the LOC117390625 gene encoding nanos homolog 1-like — protein sequence MDLLDRGYLDAPYNYTFNFWNDYLGLSTLVSKTKPTSPNSITESLKATLGLDDESPMCPCVIAHGRDNNGQAECCCAPPSSPPLSIFDLKETLLRPYEHDSPLSDQDCPGYRGSFTGLDLFSRRKHFQRCKPEPKVCVFCRNNGAPEEVYGTHILKTVDGRVLCPILRAYTCPLCSANGDNAHTIKYCPLSRDQQNHRGAPKTGRAIGKRLKIF from the coding sequence ATGGATTTGTTAGACCGTGGATACTTGGACGCTCCGTACAACTACACGTTCAATTTCTGGAACGATTATCTCGGTTTGTCGACTCTCGTATCCAAAACCAAGCCAACGAGCCCTAACTCTATCACGGAGTCTCTAAAAGCTACGTTGGGTTTGGATGACGAGTCACCAATGTGCCCGTGCGTAATTGCGCACGGTAGGGACAATAATGGCCAAGCTGAGTGTTGCTGCGCGCCTCCAAGCTCCCCTCCACTTTCCATCTTCGACCTGAAAGAAACTCTCCTCCGGCCGTACGAGCACGACTCCCCGCTGTCAGACCAAGATTGTCCCGGTTACAGAGGCAGCTTCACCGGGTTGGATCTCTTCTCGAGACGCAAACACTTCCAAAGGTGCAAGCCAGAGCCCAAAGTTTGCGTGTTTTGTCGGAATAATGGCGCACCGGAGGAGGTCTACGGCACTCACATCTTGAAGACGGTGGACGGGAGAGTACTGTGCCCCATCCTGCGCGCGTACACTTGTCCTCTCTGCAGCGCTAATGGAGACAATGCGCATACAATTAAGTACTGCCCGCTATCCAGAGACCAGCAGAACCACCGAGGCGCGCCCAAGACTGGTAGAGCTATTGGCAAGAGACTTAAAATCTTCTAA